cttgaaacatcagtcttggaagttgatttaggtcggaggcaattaatcacaatcttgtgaagcaagatgttgaatgcactcatccttaaataggtgatcttctcatatgttctcctgtccttcaccagttcaagtgtggctcgagcaatggaaactttgatcggttgatatcttcctctttcaactcctaacacatccgccaaagcatattcatatccacaacataatcttggtctttaacgctgaaggagaatctattcgcatccaaaaagctaagatttgaatagaaatatgcagttaattcaaaGCATAAGCCTCGTATTGTCgaacagaacttttcaagttgaagatgattgaacttttccctcaagttcacattcacaaagatccagaaattcaaaatccacactcctagggtttattaccccacgcttcagcaatttcgagtatagatccttttgttcctttgatctgaacaaatctcccattttccttgaatttcagccgcaatacccattttcggttgaaataggctgtacaaattgtcatcatcattcccatctacaggattcggcccccagtcacgaggatcacttgggatattcgcaagggtttcctcagccacccctttacgagcaattcccaaactttccattttccgcagaaagatatattcgttcctatatcatttgtctttaagaaagtcatcaacatagttcaaaggagtacgagttccttttaaggcacgatatagcttgtaaataaaagcgggcttttgaactcttacggggtctgcatcctcgatgatttcttcctcatgttgatgaacaacgccttgaggactagatggtggagaatgacgctgctgagaatattgtgggctcgcttgctgttcggGATTTACTTCTTCCtcgtaagatcgaagtgcaTAGGCCcttcactcattcgccgtggtcccctgcttgcgattctcgaagactttcttgaagatgacaactttttgaagattaaacaaagaagacaaacgggaatggaggatcgatgctttctagggtttttgagagtaaagtgaagagtaatcgacagtgcacgatcggttaaaaagagatataaacaaaccgtcacaaagaaaataaaaagatgccttttcacAATAACTGtcttttccgcaaaaatagctatttcaaaaataacttcctttttgaaaatgaaacgatgcaatattttcgtcaattaaatatagcaacaatttaaacatagtCGAcgatcgtacattttcaagataagattagagagagaaagacttacgatCGGCGGTCGTGCCAAGACTATCTTtcgagataaagtcttgtaagtccgagtccgaaagtctttagactttgatatcctcatacctcaaattgttgagtctggaacgtatagattcaaattgatttttctccaaaggctttgtgaatatatccgccaattgattctttgagtcaacaaattgaattgaaacatctccattttgaacatggtctctaataaaatgatgtcgaatctctatatgctttgctcttgaatggagaattggatttttggtgaggttgatagcgctggtgttgtcgcaattaatcttcgtgcatgagtcttcaatttcaaagtctcttagctattgttttatccatagaatttgcgaacagcagcttccaagggctacatactgCTTcatgttgttgaaagagacacggtgctttgtttccttgaaaaccaagacaccgtcccttCCAAGCAACtagcaagttcccgaagtgctctttctatcaactcagAACCGGCCAGATACGTGTGCGAATatccagaagattaaagtctcccttcctaggataccaaaggccgatgcttgatgatgaagcaacgtatttaataatgcgtttcgcagcactgagatgagattctctaggatctgattgaaacctagcacagatgcaaacactcaacaaaatgtcaggtctagaagcagtaagataaaggagtgatccaatgatgctctgtacagcttttgttCAACTTTCTtgccttcttcatctttgtctatctttaaagaacttgacattggtatgtcggtctttttgcacttttcagtcaaaccttttgacaagatcattaacatattttcttgataaataaaagttccttccttcaattgttttacttgaagaccaagaaagaatgttaattctcccatcatactcatttcaaactcatcctgcatagacttagaaaatttcttgcctgattttcattagaggatccaaaaataatgtcatccacatatatttgaacaagtaagaaacttttgttttcctttttgataaataaagttgtatctactttacctttgacaaaaccattttgtattaagaacttacttaatatgtcgtaccaagcccggggtgcttgctttaaaccatacaaagcatTTTCAGTCCAAGACGagtcgcttctttgggtcttcaaaccctggtggttgttccacataaacttcctcatggataaatccatttaggaaggcgcttttgacgtccatttggaataacctgaaattcttataacaagcaaacgcaagtaatagacgaatagcttctaaccttgctcttttggagcgtaagtctcatcatagtctattccttcttcttgcgtatatcccttggccacgagtcttgctttgtttcgtacgacttttcctttctcattcatcttgttttgaacacccatttagctcaataacagttttaccttttggtttggatgtcaattcccggacatcattaatgttgaactgtcgagctcttcttgcatagcttcaatccagctttcatcagataaagcttcttctatgctctttggttcaatttcagaaacgagtgccacagcactagactcttctcgccttttggatatggtgcgaattccttcattaatttcgccaattataagatttttgggatgactggacttatgcttccaggtacttgttgatttgtctggttgatgatctctttctttatttgttttttcactAACAATCtgatgctggtcttccagagtctgagatgcttcttgagatgtaagcTTTGGAGAGTTCGGGagggttcggactcttcttgatgagtcgacttgattcatcttgcgttgagtcttgaaatttgacattcatttactcctccacagactggctcttcttgttatagactctgtaggctttgcttgatgtagaatatccaaggaagataccttcatatgatctttcttcaaacttaccaactcgatcttttgcatttttcaatataaaacatttgcaaccgaatacatgaaagtatgaaacaataggcttcttatctttgaataactcataaggggttttctgtagaatagatcttaagaagactctattgatgatatagcatgctgttgaaacttgacttcagcccaaaatcgtgaagaaattttactttcaattaaaagagttctagccatttcttgaagagatatgttctttctttccacaactccattttttgaggagtatatgaagaggagaacacatgcttaaagccgattcatcacaaaattttgtaaaatcttgattttcaaattcacctccgtgatctgttcttatactagagataacacatcctttttcattttgaatctttttagcaaatttttcaaaatacgaaaaggtttcggacttacttgcaaggaaatatacccaagtaaaacgggagtaatcgtcaacaattactaggcaatatttcttacccccaatactctgtgttctggttggtccgaagagatccatatgcagcaagcgtagtacatgattagtagagacatgatttattgacttaaatgaatttcttacatgctttcccagaatacatggagtgcatggatcagtcttttggtatggcaatttgggtagtcGTCGAActagctgctttgatgagattttggctaattgcttcatgttgacatgaccaagctttttgtgccataagcttgcttcgtcttgaattgagataagacattgcgattcatttggtttcacatccggaagatagatatttccatgtcttcgacccatgaaagaccgagtagaatctttaccgattccgtaacatgttccttcttgaaagaagatcttgaaaccagtatcacacaattgactaatgctgagaagattgtaattgagtccttccactaaggaaacattacttattgtgagagttccaattttcacggttccaaatcccacaatacttcctttgctgtttcctccaaatgaaacttttccaccatttacttgagcaagctttataaaacaatttgagtctcctgtcatgtgtcttgaacatccactgtcaagataccactttacctttttcttgacggagacctgcatttaaaataaagtctcaagctttctttggtacccaaattttcttgggtcctttggtgttagtaagataaatagtattagcccatactttcttaacaggtttccataccataggacactctttttcaaagtgatccggactgttgcactttgaacatctgagagcatttctacctacatgttttacaaaaactttcttgaaatgatttttgcaaGACTCTTTCGAGGgtattttcttaattctttcttttactttaggaaaatcaatcaagggaatcgTTTACTATTTgacatacctagaccagacttattgaagtaaggtctttgagctgaaaagaattttttcaagtttctcgagaccctattgaaaatttctttgaaatatttgataagtctgtttttaaaagagcattttcttttaaaagattatcttcattttctttaagagtggaaacagtcaagtctagacttttaactctttctactaaaacattttccttttgttttagagctgagttttcctttttcagttcggaaattctctTGAGAgaagttttaaaactaaaacacagttcatcaatgtatttagaaactttgacagaaattttaaaattacttgcctcaaattcaccttgtctcgagtcgatccagtcgatctagagtccgagtccgattgtgccatcgacatagattggcatattcattatcactttcttcacactcgtatcactctgtgtttcggctttgagagcttttcgaaatttttcagcttttcctctcttcttcttcgagaagaggacagttaggtcgatgtgtccctttttcttgcattcaaagcagactacatctttatttggttcctcatcatcaacggacttggtctgctgtctttgaaagctttgtttctttgagttgaaccttcttccttttctattcagttttctgaatcttcttatcatgagagcaagctcctcatcgtccatatcatcttgagaatctgtatcatcgaatcatcatttgattttaatgcaatggatttcttaccttttggatcttcatcttcattgatccgttccacttcataagactgaagagttccaatcagctcgtcgacagatagtggcataattctttgcgtctctcttatcgaagtctttatgtgattccaatccttggagagtccacgcaaagagcttgtttaccttcatgggatcataaatttttgtccttgattctcaagaccattgacaatatctgtaaaacggctaaacatgtcagttatagattctcctggtttcattttgaaggcttcatattgaccgagaagtatgttaattctggtttccttcactcgatctgttctttcataggtgatatgcaatctgtcccagacttcttttgctgtaacacaagaagatattctattatattcagttggtgacaaagcacaatataaagagtaaattgctttgcatcgagtgcttgtctcttgtttatctcttcctgagtcattttgccagtctcaacagtttctttccctatttcagagactgatgcagctataggagtaattcctttttctacaacgtcccattccagaggatcctttgatcgtaggaaagctttcatcttgtttttccagatgttgtaatcctttccatcaaagtagggtggtgcagtattgctttgcccttccatcagccccggtgctagcatactagccatggatttttaactcaagtaaaacacttcaaacaaagtgagtacacgggctcgataccaattgagatagctagtataaacacctagagggggtgaataggtgcacaaacaaattatccaaatacggaagcgattcttggcaaacgataaaaggaaattctcttgattaacaaaatgaaatacgatcgaggtagagagagtgaggaagagaaaattgaacacgggatttatagtggttcggcttattccaagcctacgtccactcttccgcactaacagcccaccggctggatttcactatgatcaaagagaagttacagcacagctttgccttgatttcacaaagtgtagatgttctaccacacctcctcaaggtttctcacaaatatagactctcttttgtatacaagtattcgctcaaggaattgtctaaacaaaaagaagcttcagactttggaattcttctatcgcgcacacctcgaacaactaagaacgtcttccttatatactcctttatgccatcatacccgttggcacttaccaaaggaattcctccaatctacccgttggacggaatcaattaggaagattgttcgagctattaaaggaacatgttgatagcccatcaatcatgttcgcccatacaatcaggatcttggtttccataagtagaaccttccaataatatttagacaattatcgaatcttcaatcatcgaatcaatcttgatcaatcaaaggattctgttacgtcttttccagccacgagatcttctcctgatgataaggttaaatccttaatgaaacatccagttctggataacctttcttcaacggattaaagactgtcaatgaggatagactttgagtcttgagtctggaagttcggaagtctttagactttaaatatcagagtctgcaaaccttcagactagactgatagaaacgttttgtcaacttcaaaatacttcaagaagatttctccaacagatgcCAGGCTTGCTCCATAGGCTTGCTCCCACTGATTCGGTGAAAGGGAAAGCATCCCATCCCCAAAGCCTAATCATGCTCATGGCATTTTTGTTTGAGACTCGTCCCCTCGGGGACCCAACACGATCACGATGGTCTCTTGCCTATAGTGCCACTTCTCCTTGATGATCTTGATGGCCACCTTGTTGATGAGTGTCGGGTAGCGCACCGAGTACCAAGGCATTTGCGATTGTAGATTCTTGAACTGGTTGTTCATGTCATCGCCTTCTTGCTCGATGATCGGGATCCACACGATCTCATAGCGGTCCTCATGGAACTTGCGCTCGCTGTAGATCTTGATGAGGATGGAAAGGTCGTGAGAGGTCAACTTTAGGTCGGAAATCAGCAGCATCACATTCTTCCTTCGTAGGGACTCGACCTTATCATGTATGTAGGGGAACGATGAAGGAGGATCAACATTTCACTCCGTTGGTCGCTACCACTAAAGTCAACCACACAAATTTACGCCAGGCCCAAAACTAGGTAGATAAGTGCCACTTAGGTGAGAACAAATGTTATGTTTTGATTTCAGCAAGTCAGTTGAAAAAGTGATCTTTGACAATGACGATTACGACCATAGCATCATTGTGGTACTCAACTATGAAAATAaagtttgacaaaaaaaaacataaaagtgtTGTGGAATCAGAGAGTTAGAAGATTGAACCGTGGTCTTCTTTGAGCCAATGTAAAGTGGCTGAGGATCGTCCTTGATGTAAACCAAGGCCTTGATGAGCTCCACATTATCGGTAGGGGCATTGAATAGTTGCTGCAGCCTCGATACTCTCTAATTTCCTCTGCATTCAAATTGAAACTGATGAGAACGTTAGTCTAATATTCAAAGCATAAATatcacaaattgaaaaattaacatTTACCCTTTTTTTGCTTGTAATCTTCGTAATGTCTCTTGATAGTGTGGTGGATCATGTTCACTTTCTGAACAAAGGTCGGaagatcttttcccttgtagcTGAAAATAACAGGAAGCCCTctttaagaaaaggaaaaaaaaaaagaatgctcTCCTCTAAAATTCGAATTTGTTGAAATGCTTTTAGATGCTTCATTACATATTttcataaagaaataaaataaaagccataaaacatgtttcttttttcccaaaagaGACACAAAAAAAGGGATCGTTAATGACTCGTACTCATCGATGAGGCTGATGAGGCTGGTGAACTGAATCGAGCAAGCGAGGACACTAATGATGATCTGATAAACGCTGCTTGGGATGTCGATTGTTGTGGACAGCTCAGGAACGTCTTTACTGTCGTGCTCGAACTCCACGATGCACTCGGTCATGCTCAATGTGCTCAATGAGGGCTTGGTGATTGCAGGTAACCCCTTCATTATGGCCAGCGATTCCGCGAGCTTGTCCGATGGTTGGATCAGAGCGAGTCGCCAAAGTTGCCATAGAATAGAGCAAGCGACGAAAGGGTAATCACAGCCTTATTGACCCAGGAGTAGCTCGACAGCTCATGAAAGATCAAGATCATCGTTTCACGCACATTTTTGGTGTCTAATGCCTTGCATGTGATCTGATAACATGATGTTGATAATGTTGATAAATGGGATTAGTTATTACCAAGCTcaaaacagtaaaaaaaaaatagccaaagCAACAGCCATTCTTCACTTAacgaaaataaattgttagaagGGACATAGTAACATACCTCACAAGCCACTTCGTTGATTGCGGCTAGGGGTGGATTGAAGCCTTCTTTTGGTGGCTTGAATGCGGGGCCTCCAGATCCTTGAGTGCCCTATAGTGTATGCATATGTAAGACTTATTGTtatagagggagagaggaagggaggtACTAATTAAACgaaattatgagatttttttttttttggtttttaactGCTAAACTAAGGAAATCCACAGTTATATCATAGAAATTATGTATAGAGATATGATCAGaatttatatctaaaaaatCGTcagtttttattaaaaaaagtcactAGTGATGAAGGTATATATTAAGGTGCAATTGTTTcgtgtaaaattttaaaaactttaaacaTTTTAAGAATGATTTTTGCCTAATTATTATCgttgataataataaaattttatctgattgattttgtAAGTGTTATAGATTCCTCGATTTTCAGAAAAAGCTTATTAAATCATACTAAACAAAAGCATTCTAAAGGTAAAACTAAAAGAATGATTGTCCAAACCCTACGGAAATAGGGAATAAATGAACGCCCTTAACAAAATACAGCTATAATCAATTAAAATGAGTAACAACTTATCATGAGGCCAATTTAGTCCCTTATGCCATATCGACTATTGTGTCGTTGAATGAAGAATGAATAGATAATCTTGTGACTAGATAGATCAATAAAAGCCTCACAAAAATTGACTGCAAGTGCTAGTGGATTGCTTCCTAGTtaggaaaagtaaattttttggCGAATATCATTTAACTTTACCGTTAGAAGATTCTCTAGCCAGTCAACCTTTTGCGACATAGTACACAGAAACAGAAGAGCGGATGCGAAACATGAAAATTCGATATATTTCTAGGGGGATGATAATCTCTTGAGCCATCAAAAGTTCTACTTAGagcgcatttggtaacgtttctgttcccgggaaaaaatataaatttttttattctatttccgGGAATAacttttaagtattttaagtaatatggtaactgtccaaaattttaattatcgaaatagaattgcgtttggcattgtcctcaaaattgctacttcaaataattttttttttaaattttagataattttattattattattattattttttttcgtttctttctccccttcttcttcttcttctccttcttcttcaaggtggctGGCAACGTCATCGGAGTGTCACTGGCCTCGGTGAGGCCGTGCCTTGTCAGCTAAGCCTCGCCGAGAGAGATGTCACGTCAGTCCCTTCTGTCCTTGCTAGATTGGATAGTCTtcatcataattgtacgtggcgTAACTGTACTAGTAAAATATTTGGGTCCCCACCCTAAAGTTCTAGGTCCATTATTGTTGAGGAATTTCGCCTTTATTagataaaataaagaagaaatggacaAAGGTATAAGAAAATTTCTAA
This region of Eucalyptus grandis isolate ANBG69807.140 chromosome 8, ASM1654582v1, whole genome shotgun sequence genomic DNA includes:
- the LOC104428938 gene encoding uncharacterized protein LOC104428938 gives rise to the protein MKGLPAITKPSLSTLSMTECIVEFEHDSKDVPELSTTIDIPSSVYQIIISVLACSIQFTSLISLIDDYKGKDLPTFVQKVNMIHHTIKRHYEDYKQKKEEIREYRGCSNYSMPLPIMWSSSRPWFTSRTILSHFTLAQRRPRFNLLTL